The proteins below are encoded in one region of Salvia miltiorrhiza cultivar Shanhuang (shh) unplaced genomic scaffold, IMPLAD_Smil_shh fragScaff_scaffold_149, whole genome shotgun sequence:
- the LOC131002581 gene encoding putative late blight resistance protein homolog R1A-3, translating to MAAYAALVSLMHIIDDLERHHSPPISLNKHQVQSLTEIITFLQEFLEAYDSPVSDEADPLEMRIANAAYAAEDAIESHIVAKIQLSRSTEADISPVSDEADPKEEMKLFQDVQNVIQEMDQIKSLAMERNTEKVVLHDTRRSFISASSSTEKNNSGMVVWSEGVVNGILERLVSDQRERQVIPITGMGGIGKTTLAKTVYSKKIIEQRFDVCAWATISQQYNTSEILCELVSQATNKSKEQLSEKSEDELGLELYQYLSRRRFLIVMDDLWSIDAWDRIQRFFPENENYSRIIVTTRLSHLSSQLNNNFSLQMEFLDEVRSWELLSKIVFGVGSCPHELEKIGKKIVENCRGLPLSIVVVAGILRNREHTLGVWESIRKNLASEVNLENDKHCMKLLKMSYNHLPVYLKPCFLYMGVFEEDDSVRVSRLVKLWVSEGFLKPMNGKSLETIAIEFLKDLIDRNLILVGEVGSTGNIKWVKIHDLLRDLCLNQSKKDGFYHVIGQSSPRGMSSQRRVVIPRNTPKKKVLDDLQSMSRARSIISEYGRVPRIKNSGLLRTLHAYRKFRYSGDKSYVVKSLVSQYVNLRHLAVKVGSLSSIFTSFTRFWNLHILIVSCFGKEFTAPAEIWRMPQLRHIEMTGGRFYLPEPSSDDVVVMENLLVLEGIANFKCSEEVVKRIPNIKKLRIEYFGRGGIEQDDYYCLNNIKRLCKLESLHVQYSVHDFRAAPYALTFPQSLKKLTLVMNGGFEGQSLKKLTFFMNGGFEWEKMLEKIGALPFLEKFKLWFGCFGTGKWEMVEGQFPSLKYLGLHRCCSLEHWTAESNSIFPRLEKLHLDGMLALKEITTQIGDIPTLQKIWMRDYDESAVMCAKEIVEEQVELQGEDLPFRVQVWLSRENEAVQSLAGPTSKLYVGFSFTTIIFLVVVCLPVFLQSSSLSPLITSYKERERERDIDGSHLLSPLISLLLLCVCLFFFNQYL from the coding sequence ATGGCGGCCTACGCAGCCTTGGTTTCTCTAATGCATATCATAGACGACCTCGAGCGCCACCATTCCCCTCCGATTTCTCTAAACAAACACCAAGTTCAATCCCTCACTGAAATTATCACATTCTTGCAGGAGTTTCTCGAAGCTTATGACTCCCCTGTTTCCGacgaagcagatcccttggagATGCGTATTGCAAATGCAGCTTATGCAGCTGAAGACGCCATCGAATCTCATATCGTGGCCAAGATTCAGCTGAGCAGATCCACAGAAGCTGATATCTCCCCTGTTTCCGACGAAGCAGATCCAAAGGAAGAGATGAAGTTGTTTCAAGATGTGCAAAATGTGATACAAGAAATGGATCAGATCAAGAGTTTGGCGATGGAGAGGAATACAGAGAAGGTGGTGCTACATGATACGCGGCGTAGCTTCATCTCTGCTTCTTCTTCCACTGAGAAGAACAATAGTGGCATGGTGGTGTGGTCCGAGGGTGTCGTGAATGGAATCTTGGAAAGGCTCGTTTCCGACCAACGCGAACGCCAAGTCATCCCGATCACAGGAATGGGCGGGAtaggtaagaccactcttgccaAAACTGTTTATTCGAAGAAAATTATTGAGCAGCGTTTTGATGTTTGTGCTTGGGCTACTATTTCTCAACAATACAACACTAGTGAAATTCTTTGTGAACTTGTTTCTCAAGCCACTAATAAAAGCAAGGAACAACTGAGTGAAAAGAGTGAAGATGAACTAGGATTAGAGCTCTACCAGTATTTGTCACGTAGAAGGTTTCTAATTGTGATGGATGATTTGTGGAGCATCGATGCTTGGGATAGGATACAACGTTTCTTTCCCGAAAATGAGAATTATAGTCGGATAATAGTGACGACTAGGCTTTCACACTTGAGTTCCCAATTGAACAACAATTTTAGCCTTCAAATGGAATTTTTAGATGAGGTTAGAAGCTGGGAACTCTTGTCAAAAATTGTGTTTGGGGTTGGAAGTTGCCCACATGAGTTAGAGAAAATTGGAAAGAAAATAGTAGAGAATTGCAGAGGACTTCCTTTATCAATTGTTGTAGTGGCGGGTATTTTGAGAAATAGGGAACATACTCTAGGAGTTTGGGAATCAATTAGGAAGAACTTAGCTTCAGAAGTGAATTTGGAGAATGATAAGCATTGTATGAAACTGTTGAAAATGAGCTATAATCATTTGCCAGTTTATTTAAAGCCATGTTTTTTGTATATGGGAGTGTTTGAGGAGGATGATTCGGTTAGAGTCTCAAGACTCGTGAAGCTATGGGTTTCTGAAGGATTTTTAAAACCCATGAATGGCAAAAGTTTGGAAACTATTGCCATAGAGTTCTTAAAGGACTTGATTGATAGAAATCTCATTCTAGTTGGTGAAGTGGGGTCTACAGGAAACATAAAATGGGTcaaaattcatgatttgttgAGGGATTTATGCTTGAACCAGAGCAAGAAAGATGGGTTCTATCATGTGATAGGGCAATCTAGTCCTCGAGGCATGAGTAGCCAACGCCGCGttgttatacccaggaacacgCCAAAGAAGAAAGTCCTTGACGACTTGCAGTCTATGTCACGTGCTCGTTCCATTATCAGTGAATATGGGAGAGTACCGCGTATTAAGAATTCCGGGTTGCTTAGAACATTACATGCATACAGAAAGTTTCGTTACTCTGGAGATAAAAGCTACGTGGTCAAGTCCCTTGTGTCTCAGTATGTTAACTTGCGCCACCTTGCTGTTAAAGTTGGTAGCCTGTCCTCGATCTTTACCTCGTTTACTCGCTTCTGGAATCTGCACATATTGATTGTTTCTTGTTTTGGGAAGGAGTTCACTGCACCTGCTGAGATTTGGAGAATGCCACAACTTAGGCATATTGAAATGACTGGAGGAAGATTTTATCTTCCAGAACCTTCGAGTGATGATGTCGTCGTCATGGAGAATCTACTGGTGCTTGAGGGAATAGCAAATTTCAAGTGCAGTGAAGAGGTGGTTAAGAGAATTCCCAATATCAAAAAATTGAGGATAGAGTATTTTGGGAGAGGGGGAATCGAGCAAGATGATTATTATTGTTTGAACAATATCAAACGTCTGTGTAAATTGGAATCCCTCCACGTACAATATTCGGTTCATGATTTTAGAGCTGCTCCGTATGCGCTCACATTCCCCCaaagcctcaagaagttgactCTTGTGATGAATGGTGGCTTTGAAGGCCaaagcctcaagaagttgactTTTTTTATGAATGGTGGCTTTGAATGGgaaaaaatgttggaaaagataGGTGCATTGCCCTTTCTCGAGAAGTTCAAGTTGTGGTTCGGGTGCTTTGGAACAGGCAAGTGGGAAATGGTTGAAGGCCAATTCCCTTCCCTCAAGTACTTGGGATTGCATCGGTGTTGTAGTTTGGAGCATTGGACTGCGGAATCGAACTCCATCTTTCCACGCCTTGAGAAGCTTCATCTTGATGGTATGCTAGCGTTGAAGGAGATCACGACTCAAATTGGAGACATACCGACGCTGCAAAAGATATGGATGAGGGATTATGACGAATCTGCTGTGATGTGCGCAAAGGAGATCGTAGAGGAACAAGTGGAATTACAAGGGGAAGATCTTCCATTTCGTGTTCAAGTTTGGCTTTCGCGTGAGAACGAAGCAGTGCAGAGCTTGGCAGGCCCAACTTCGAAGTTATATGTTGGTTTTAGTTTTACTACCATTATCTTTCTTGTTGTTGTGTGTTTACCTGTTTTTCTTCAATCTTCCTCCCTCTCACCTCTTATCACCTCctacaaagagagagagagagagagggatatAGATGGTTCTCACCTCTTATCACCATTAATATCTCTCTTGCTTTTGTGTGTTTGCTTATTTTTCTTCAATCAGTACCTGTGA